One Phosphitispora fastidiosa genomic window carries:
- a CDS encoding BlaI/MecI/CopY family transcriptional regulator codes for MEEFKLFNAEYKFLDIIWGLEPINSTELTKVCMKELGWKKPTTYTMIRKLTQRGVLKNENATVTTLIRRDQVQKYESEALLEKAFDGSLPAFLTTFLQDKKLSKQESEEIRKMIEEATK; via the coding sequence ATGGAGGAATTTAAACTTTTTAATGCGGAATACAAGTTTCTGGATATTATTTGGGGACTTGAACCCATTAACTCCACCGAATTAACGAAAGTCTGTATGAAAGAACTGGGCTGGAAAAAACCTACTACATATACAATGATAAGAAAACTAACACAGCGAGGCGTTCTTAAAAATGAAAATGCAACGGTTACTACACTTATCAGACGGGATCAGGTGCAAAAGTATGAGAGTGAAGCACTCTTAGAAAAGGCCTTTGACGGCTCTCTGCCTGCATTTTTGACTACATTTCTACAAGATAAAAAGTTGTCTAAACAGGAGTCAGAGGAAATTCGGAAAATGATAGAAGAGGCGACCAAATGA
- a CDS encoding MarR family transcriptional regulator, whose translation MDNYEVILDFFSKAEKPVSAGQIATATGIEKKEVDKVMTKLKKEEKIVSPKVCYWEIKK comes from the coding sequence GTGGACAATTATGAGGTGATACTGGATTTTTTCAGCAAGGCTGAAAAGCCGGTTAGTGCAGGGCAAATCGCGACCGCAACCGGCATAGAAAAAAAGGAAGTTGACAAAGTAATGACCAAGCTTAAAAAAGAGGAAAAAATAGTTTCTCCGAAGGTTTGTTATTGGGAAATTAAAAAATAA
- a CDS encoding M56 family metallopeptidase, giving the protein MSSLFIFVLNMSLTATYVALAVMIVRLLIKKAPKVFSYALWSVVLFRLVSPASFESTLSLIPGKTNALPHEIIYLQNPAISTGIGIVDGAVNQSIQASMPVGNPAASVNPMGILMEIAAIIWLLGIAIILCYGVISYFRLKYRLSNATLVKENIFETDRILTPFVLGFFKPRIYIPTGLAGKELNYILKHEQIHIKRRDYLIKPAALLGSCSSLVQSFDVG; this is encoded by the coding sequence ATGAGCAGTTTGTTTATTTTCGTATTGAATATGAGCCTGACCGCAACCTATGTGGCTTTGGCTGTTATGATTGTTCGCCTGCTAATCAAAAAAGCACCGAAGGTTTTTTCCTATGCTCTCTGGTCGGTCGTGTTATTTCGTCTTGTCAGCCCCGCCTCCTTTGAAAGTACCTTAAGCCTGATACCAGGTAAGACCAATGCTCTTCCACATGAGATTATTTATTTACAAAATCCTGCCATCAGCACCGGTATTGGAATCGTAGATGGTGCAGTGAATCAATCCATCCAGGCTTCTATGCCGGTTGGTAATCCTGCGGCGAGTGTAAATCCAATGGGGATTCTGATGGAAATTGCGGCAATAATTTGGTTATTAGGTATTGCTATTATTTTGTGCTATGGAGTTATTTCCTATTTCAGGCTGAAGTATCGGCTTTCCAATGCAACTCTGGTAAAAGAAAATATATTTGAAACCGACCGGATTCTGACTCCATTTGTCCTGGGGTTTTTCAAGCCAAGAATTTATATTCCCACAGGCCTTGCCGGAAAAGAACTGAATTATATTTTGAAGCACGAACAAATACATATTAAACGCCGGGATTATCTTATTAAGCCGGCAGCGCTTTTA
- a CDS encoding glycosyltransferase family 4 protein — protein sequence MRVAIISPIAWRTPPRHYGPWETVASLLTEGLVKEKIDVTLFATGDSLTSAKLRSICQAPYEEDKAIDPKVWECLHISEVMEQADEFDIIHNNYDFLPLTYSGLIKTPMVTTIHGFSSPKILPVYQKYNATTHYVSISDADRSSDLDYIRTVYHGIDISNFPFNENKGDYLLYFGRIHSDKGTWEAIQVAKKVKMKLVIAGLIQDRRYYEEYVQPYLNDDITYIGCVSPPEKDSVLSNAYALLHAINFNEPFGLSVVEAMACGTPVLAFGKGSMPEIIENGRNGFIVSNIEEMAQRVKDVENISRKLCRETVVKRFSQEKMVKEYIEVYKEIVNK from the coding sequence ATGAGAGTTGCAATAATTTCACCAATTGCTTGGAGAACGCCGCCAAGACACTATGGCCCGTGGGAGACAGTAGCATCACTGCTTACAGAGGGACTTGTTAAGGAAAAAATAGATGTTACCTTATTTGCCACCGGTGATTCCTTGACGTCGGCTAAGTTAAGAAGTATATGCCAAGCGCCTTACGAGGAGGATAAAGCCATAGATCCCAAAGTATGGGAATGCCTTCATATATCAGAAGTAATGGAGCAGGCAGACGAATTTGATATTATACATAATAACTATGACTTTTTGCCTTTGACTTATAGTGGGTTAATAAAAACTCCAATGGTTACCACAATTCATGGTTTTTCTTCACCGAAGATTTTGCCTGTTTATCAGAAATATAATGCAACAACCCATTATGTTTCCATAAGTGACGCTGATAGGAGCTCAGACCTTGATTATATCAGGACTGTCTATCATGGTATAGATATTAGTAATTTCCCCTTTAATGAAAATAAAGGGGATTATTTGCTCTATTTTGGCAGAATACACTCTGATAAAGGTACCTGGGAGGCTATCCAGGTCGCCAAAAAGGTAAAAATGAAGCTGGTTATTGCGGGGCTTATTCAGGACAGGAGGTATTATGAAGAATATGTTCAGCCTTACTTGAATGATGATATTACTTATATCGGTTGTGTTTCACCGCCAGAAAAGGATTCTGTTTTAAGCAATGCCTACGCATTACTACATGCAATTAATTTTAACGAGCCTTTTGGGTTAAGTGTTGTTGAAGCAATGGCCTGTGGTACGCCTGTACTTGCCTTTGGGAAAGGTTCTATGCCTGAGATCATTGAAAATGGCCGGAATGGTTTTATTGTCTCAAATATAGAAGAAATGGCGCAAAGGGTAAAAGATGTAGAGAATATTTCCAGAAAATTATGCCGCGAGACAGTTGTCAAGAGATTTTCACAAGA